The proteins below are encoded in one region of Reichenbachiella sp. 5M10:
- a CDS encoding aspartate carbamoyltransferase: MVSDKFDPGKNALDKNPLASDGLNPDPEKLLQEDPINIEVLKRLTGQSILSVDQFDKELVLEICKFAALLESTEIAKSHPLDGKIIVTAFFEASTRTRLSFESAVLRLDGKIISISDGKSTGQAKGESLLDIGEMFNAYGDCVVMRHTETSAIEEILPNLRVPLINAGNGSGEHPTQSLADWFAILKWKPQLKGVLKPEEKIHLGILGTPGSMRAVNSFLRMSLLFKDDIKQISIISEMADPLGEELNVKAEASGIKIHITNDINEVVEDLDVIYMNSIAFLGDSYKSLDSRFKLDENTKLKEDAVVLHPLARLDELDPILDDTHHNLYFTQAHGAVFIRQALFISVLNRFNKLPKDKIPTA, from the coding sequence ATGGTAAGTGATAAGTTTGATCCAGGAAAAAATGCACTGGACAAAAACCCCTTAGCGTCGGACGGTCTCAATCCCGATCCCGAAAAATTACTCCAAGAAGACCCGATCAATATAGAGGTATTGAAGCGGCTCACTGGACAGAGTATCCTATCTGTAGATCAGTTTGACAAAGAACTGGTCTTGGAAATCTGCAAGTTTGCTGCACTACTTGAGAGCACGGAAATTGCAAAATCTCACCCCCTTGATGGGAAAATTATCGTGACAGCCTTTTTCGAAGCAAGTACACGGACGAGGCTGTCTTTTGAGAGTGCAGTATTGAGATTGGATGGCAAGATCATCAGTATCTCGGATGGCAAGAGTACAGGTCAGGCCAAGGGCGAGTCATTGCTCGATATCGGAGAGATGTTCAATGCATATGGGGATTGTGTGGTCATGCGACATACCGAGACCTCAGCGATCGAAGAGATTTTGCCTAACCTACGTGTCCCACTCATCAATGCTGGCAATGGTTCGGGAGAGCATCCCACACAGTCGCTGGCCGATTGGTTTGCGATCCTCAAGTGGAAACCTCAACTCAAGGGAGTTCTGAAACCGGAAGAGAAAATCCACCTGGGGATTCTAGGTACGCCAGGGAGTATGCGTGCAGTCAATAGCTTTTTGCGCATGTCGCTCCTTTTCAAAGACGATATCAAGCAGATCTCTATCATCTCAGAGATGGCTGATCCTCTCGGCGAAGAACTGAATGTCAAAGCAGAAGCCTCGGGGATCAAAATTCACATTACCAATGATATCAACGAAGTAGTCGAGGATCTCGATGTGATCTATATGAATTCTATTGCCTTTTTGGGGGATAGCTACAAGTCACTGGATAGTCGATTCAAACTAGACGAAAACACGAAATTGAAAGAAGATGCGGTGGTACTTCATCCTTTGGCACGGCTCGATGAGTTGGACCCGATATTGGACGATACCCATCACAACCTATACTTTACTCAGGCACACGGAGCGGTCTTTATCAGGCAGGCCTTGTTTATCTCCGTACTCAATCGATTTAATAAACTCCCAAAAGACAAAATACCTACAGCGTAA
- a CDS encoding sodium:solute symporter family protein, with translation MNHQSFIISPETGWILLAVLSALWIFLGVYWGKKAKNMDGFMLAGRNVGLAFGAATAMATWVTSNTTMLAPQFALQLGIWGMIAYSTASFGLFLFAPLANRIKALMPTGYTSGDFIRLRYGKFTWYVFLVISIFYGFTWLVSMGMAGGILMNAIAGIPYELGMTVILGVCVVYTLFGGLYAVIGTDFIQSLIILIGIVVVGVGVLTQVDFGHIYTNVLDEKPMLLNALMPAAIMSVFNNLLFGLGEVFHSNVWWSRAFAMREKIGKKAYLLSGLFWFPVPIAAGFIALTSGSLGVNITSPDMVGPLVASHVLGQAGAVIVFAVFFCSLASSIDSLLAATSDLITEDIYRKMINPKAGEKLLRKVSAGIIIGLGVLAWAFCMPRIGTLATVLFFAGPMVGSTIWPIVTGLFWRKASAKGAMLGMILGSSSGLVAYFQLGWYTASLIGAAVSMVTVLVCTYLFPDDFEWNTLNESKSQE, from the coding sequence ATGAATCATCAATCTTTTATTATTTCGCCTGAGACGGGATGGATACTACTGGCCGTACTCAGTGCACTGTGGATATTTTTAGGTGTCTACTGGGGCAAGAAGGCCAAAAACATGGATGGGTTCATGCTCGCTGGACGCAATGTGGGGTTGGCTTTTGGTGCTGCCACGGCCATGGCGACATGGGTCACATCCAATACCACGATGCTCGCGCCACAGTTTGCGCTGCAGCTTGGGATATGGGGTATGATTGCCTATTCCACTGCTTCCTTTGGGTTATTTCTTTTTGCGCCTTTAGCGAATCGAATCAAAGCACTGATGCCGACGGGCTACACGAGTGGGGATTTTATCCGTCTACGATATGGCAAGTTTACCTGGTATGTCTTTCTAGTTATCAGTATCTTTTATGGTTTTACATGGCTGGTGAGTATGGGCATGGCGGGAGGGATCCTGATGAATGCCATCGCAGGTATTCCGTACGAACTGGGAATGACAGTGATCCTTGGTGTATGCGTTGTTTATACCTTGTTTGGTGGTTTGTATGCTGTGATCGGGACGGATTTTATTCAATCTCTGATTATTTTGATTGGTATAGTGGTCGTGGGTGTTGGTGTATTGACACAGGTTGATTTTGGTCACATATATACCAATGTATTGGATGAAAAGCCCATGCTATTGAATGCACTCATGCCTGCAGCGATCATGTCCGTATTTAACAACCTGCTTTTTGGGCTGGGGGAAGTGTTTCACAGCAACGTGTGGTGGAGTCGAGCCTTTGCTATGCGCGAAAAAATTGGAAAAAAGGCTTATTTGTTATCGGGTCTGTTTTGGTTTCCTGTGCCGATTGCGGCAGGATTTATCGCTTTGACGAGTGGTTCGCTGGGTGTCAATATCACTAGTCCGGATATGGTGGGGCCGTTGGTGGCGTCTCATGTGCTGGGGCAAGCAGGTGCGGTGATTGTATTTGCTGTATTCTTTTGTTCGCTCGCATCCAGTATTGACAGTTTATTGGCGGCTACCTCTGATCTTATTACCGAAGATATTTACCGCAAGATGATTAATCCGAAAGCTGGTGAAAAGCTGCTGAGAAAAGTTTCGGCAGGAATCATTATTGGCTTGGGGGTTCTGGCATGGGCGTTTTGTATGCCACGCATTGGTACGCTTGCTACGGTGTTGTTTTTTGCAGGGCCTATGGTGGGGAGTACGATTTGGCCCATCGTGACAGGTCTATTTTGGCGCAAAGCCAGCGCCAAAGGAGCGATGCTCGGAATGATACTGGGTAGTAGTAGCGGCCTAGTGGCTTATTTTCAATTGGGCTGGTACACCGCCTCATTGATTGGAGCAGCTGTGTCTATGGTGACGGTATTGGTCTGTACCTATTTGTTTCCAGACGATTTCGAATGGAACACACTCAACGAATCTAAATCTCAAGAATAA
- a CDS encoding cysteine hydrolase family protein → MTDIHRDLRPEDSLDPLKEYYHEIVDDSSVERQEHLEHLEVALLIIDIQYLDAARGYGVFKDVATSGIPVEQQEYYFDTLNGHVLPNVRRLLETFRNKKIEVIHTRIQAMTQDGRDRSNGHKRLGLLAAPGSKEAEFLPEVAPQGDEIVVNKTASGVFSSTNLNYILQNLRVNELIVAGVYTNECVETTIRDACDLGYLVTMVEDACTTVTPELQQGTINSLKNRYASVLTTDDIIERFAGAKQHVVNPDELSLNRGI, encoded by the coding sequence ATGACAGACATACACAGAGACCTACGACCTGAAGATTCCTTAGACCCACTCAAGGAGTACTATCATGAGATCGTTGATGATAGCTCGGTTGAGAGACAGGAGCACTTGGAGCATTTAGAAGTCGCTTTGCTCATTATTGATATTCAGTATCTGGATGCAGCACGTGGCTATGGGGTGTTCAAGGATGTGGCGACTTCAGGAATACCTGTAGAGCAACAGGAGTATTATTTTGATACGCTCAATGGTCATGTGCTCCCCAATGTACGGCGGTTACTCGAGACGTTTAGAAACAAAAAGATAGAAGTGATTCATACTCGTATACAGGCCATGACCCAAGACGGGAGAGATCGTAGCAATGGGCACAAAAGGCTGGGGCTTCTCGCTGCTCCTGGTTCCAAGGAAGCTGAATTTTTGCCTGAAGTAGCTCCGCAAGGTGACGAGATCGTGGTGAATAAAACAGCTAGTGGAGTCTTCTCATCTACCAACCTTAATTATATTCTACAAAATCTACGTGTCAACGAACTCATTGTGGCAGGAGTGTATACCAATGAGTGTGTGGAGACAACCATTCGGGATGCTTGTGATCTTGGATATCTCGTCACGATGGTAGAGGACGCCTGTACGACTGTGACGCCAGAGCTCCAACAAGGCACGATCAATAGCTTGAAAAACCGCTATGCATCTGTACTCACTACGGACGATATCATAGAAAGATTTGCAGGGGCAAAACAGCATGTGGTCAATCCTGATGAGTTATCTTTGAACAGAGGGATATAA
- the leuB gene encoding 3-isopropylmalate dehydrogenase → MEFKIGVLAGDGIGPEIVEQAIKVMDAVATKFGHQFNYTKALVGAIAIDETGNPYPDETHQVCLDSDAVLFGAIGDPKYDNNPAAKVRPEQGLLGMRQKLGLYANIRPVATFPSLIDKSPLKRDIVQDVDLVVIRELTGGIYFGARGRSEDLTSAFDTCVYTVEEVERILKLAYSYAGKRSKRVTVVDKANVLSSSRLWREVAQRVEKEYTDVETDYMLVDNAAMQLIQWPKKFDVMVTENMFGDILSDEASVITGSMGLLPSASVGRETSVFEPIHGSYPQAAGKDIANPLATVLSAAMLLESLDLLEEAQAVRDVVNKSLNEGVVTEDISGEGKAYKTSEVGSWLAENI, encoded by the coding sequence ATGGAATTTAAAATTGGCGTATTGGCCGGTGACGGTATCGGACCAGAGATCGTAGAGCAAGCGATCAAAGTAATGGATGCAGTAGCAACCAAGTTTGGTCATCAGTTCAACTATACAAAAGCACTCGTCGGTGCGATCGCGATTGATGAGACGGGCAACCCATACCCAGATGAGACGCACCAGGTATGTTTGGATTCTGATGCTGTGCTGTTCGGCGCGATCGGTGATCCTAAGTACGACAACAACCCTGCAGCGAAGGTGAGACCTGAGCAAGGATTGTTGGGGATGAGACAAAAGCTAGGACTATATGCCAATATCAGACCTGTAGCTACTTTTCCATCATTGATCGACAAGTCTCCGTTGAAAAGAGACATCGTACAAGATGTAGATTTGGTCGTGATCAGAGAATTGACTGGGGGTATCTATTTCGGTGCTCGTGGTAGATCTGAGGATTTGACTTCAGCTTTTGATACATGTGTGTACACGGTAGAGGAAGTGGAGCGTATCTTGAAATTGGCCTATAGCTATGCTGGCAAGCGTAGCAAGAGGGTGACTGTAGTGGACAAGGCCAATGTATTGAGCTCGTCTAGACTTTGGAGAGAGGTCGCTCAGAGAGTTGAAAAAGAATATACAGATGTCGAGACGGACTACATGCTCGTCGACAATGCGGCGATGCAGTTGATCCAGTGGCCAAAGAAATTTGATGTCATGGTGACCGAAAATATGTTCGGAGATATCCTGTCGGACGAAGCATCAGTGATCACAGGTTCTATGGGTCTATTGCCTTCTGCATCTGTCGGTAGAGAGACTTCTGTTTTTGAGCCGATCCACGGGTCTTATCCTCAGGCTGCGGGCAAAGATATCGCTAACCCACTAGCGACTGTGCTTTCAGCGGCGATGTTGTTGGAGTCTTTGGATTTGCTAGAAGAAGCCCAAGCCGTAAGAGATGTAGTCAACAAGTCACTCAATGAAGGTGTCGTTACTGAGGATATTTCGGGAGAAGGTAAAGCATACAAGACCTCAGAAGTAGGGTCTTGGTTGGCTGAGAACATTTAA
- the leuD gene encoding 3-isopropylmalate dehydratase small subunit, translating into MAYDKFEILTSSAVPLPIENVDTDQIIPARFLKATERVGFGDNLFRDWRYNTDGSPKQDFVLNNPTYSGQILVGGKNFGSGSSREHAAWSVYDYGFRCVISSFFADIFKGNCLNIGVLPVQVSAEFLDKIFKAIEADPKTEIKVDLPAQTVTLVSTGESENFDINSYKKGNMLNGFDDIDYLQNIKGEIVEFAKELPL; encoded by the coding sequence TCCATTGCCAATCGAAAATGTGGATACTGACCAAATTATTCCAGCGAGATTCTTGAAAGCAACTGAGCGTGTAGGGTTCGGTGACAACCTGTTCAGAGACTGGAGATACAATACGGACGGTAGTCCTAAGCAGGATTTCGTTCTCAACAACCCGACTTATTCAGGACAGATCCTAGTAGGTGGCAAGAACTTCGGTTCAGGATCGTCGAGAGAGCACGCGGCATGGTCGGTGTACGATTATGGATTCAGATGTGTGATCTCAAGTTTCTTTGCAGATATTTTCAAGGGCAACTGTTTGAATATCGGCGTGTTGCCTGTACAGGTGAGCGCGGAGTTTTTGGACAAAATATTCAAGGCCATCGAAGCAGATCCTAAAACTGAGATCAAAGTGGATCTTCCTGCTCAAACAGTCACACTTGTGTCTACTGGCGAATCAGAAAACTTTGATATCAATAGTTACAAGAAGGGCAACATGCTCAATGGTTTTGATGATATCGATTATCTACAAAACATCAAAGGTGAGATCGTAGAGTTCGCCAAAGAACTGCCTTTATAA
- a CDS encoding alpha-isopropylmalate synthase regulatory domain-containing protein, which translates to MSRKVEILDTTLRDGEQTSGVSFTEGEKLRVAQMLLAELKVDRIEVASARVSDGEFRSAKMILDWANVHGYGEAVEILGFVDGDISLQWIKDVGGHVINLLCKGSRKHCEKQLKKTLEEHLADIAKTVSIAQEMGIKVNVYLEDWSNGMKDSPDYVLEMVQGLEKMAVNRIMLPDTLGMLNHIQTSEYCGIMTKNFPDMKFDFHAHNDYDLSVANVYSALECGFTGVHTTLNGLGERAGNVPLSSVIGIVKDHLGYEMKVDESKLYQTCKLVESFSGIRIPANKPLIGEFVFTQTSGIHADGDNKDNLYQNSINPERFGRTYSYALGKMSGKASIKKNLDELGIQLSPEETKKVTAKIIELGDKKESISKEDLPFIIKDVLGTQVVDPSIRIMNYSLSVAQGLKSMATLSIEVNGKVYEKTAGGDGQYDAFMNSLNLIYQELNKELPKLVDYEVQIPPGGETDALVITTITWQGDKRFKTKGLDSDQTVAAIKATIKMLNIIENNI; encoded by the coding sequence ATGTCTAGAAAAGTAGAAATTCTCGATACCACCCTACGTGATGGGGAGCAGACTTCTGGGGTGTCTTTCACCGAAGGGGAAAAGTTGCGCGTTGCACAAATGCTACTGGCCGAACTCAAGGTTGATAGGATAGAGGTGGCTTCTGCGCGGGTATCAGATGGGGAGTTTCGCTCGGCGAAGATGATTCTCGATTGGGCCAATGTCCATGGTTACGGCGAAGCAGTAGAGATATTAGGGTTTGTGGACGGAGATATCTCGCTACAGTGGATCAAGGACGTAGGGGGGCATGTGATTAATTTGCTATGCAAAGGTTCTCGAAAGCATTGCGAAAAGCAACTCAAGAAAACCCTAGAGGAGCATCTAGCAGATATCGCTAAGACCGTCTCTATCGCACAAGAGATGGGGATCAAAGTCAATGTATACTTGGAGGATTGGTCCAATGGTATGAAAGACTCTCCAGACTATGTACTCGAAATGGTACAGGGACTAGAGAAGATGGCGGTCAACCGTATCATGCTCCCAGATACTTTGGGGATGCTCAATCATATCCAGACAAGCGAGTACTGTGGCATCATGACCAAGAATTTTCCTGATATGAAGTTCGATTTTCATGCACACAACGATTATGACCTGTCGGTAGCCAATGTGTATTCTGCTTTAGAGTGTGGATTTACTGGTGTGCACACGACGCTCAATGGGCTCGGGGAGCGTGCTGGCAATGTGCCGCTATCGAGTGTGATCGGTATTGTCAAAGATCATCTCGGTTATGAGATGAAGGTGGATGAGTCTAAATTGTATCAGACCTGTAAGCTCGTAGAGTCTTTTTCGGGTATCCGAATTCCCGCCAACAAGCCCTTGATCGGGGAGTTTGTGTTTACACAGACGAGTGGCATTCATGCCGATGGAGACAACAAGGACAACCTGTACCAAAACAGTATTAATCCTGAGCGGTTTGGACGGACATACTCATATGCCTTGGGCAAAATGTCTGGCAAAGCGAGCATCAAAAAGAACTTGGACGAACTCGGGATTCAATTGAGTCCAGAGGAAACTAAAAAAGTGACCGCTAAGATCATCGAACTGGGTGATAAGAAGGAGTCGATCTCCAAAGAAGATTTACCTTTCATCATCAAGGATGTATTGGGTACACAGGTAGTAGATCCATCGATCCGTATCATGAACTACTCACTTTCCGTTGCGCAGGGTTTGAAATCCATGGCAACCCTGAGTATAGAGGTCAACGGCAAAGTGTATGAGAAGACTGCGGGTGGGGATGGACAGTATGACGCGTTCATGAATTCGCTGAACCTGATCTATCAGGAACTGAACAAAGAACTACCAAAGTTGGTGGATTATGAAGTGCAGATTCCTCCAGGAGGTGAGACCGATGCTTTGGTGATCACCACGATTACTTGGCAGGGAGACAAGCGATTCAAAACCAAAGGCTTGGATTCGGATCAGACGGTCGCGGCGATCAAAGCGACCATCAAGATGTTGAATATCATAGAGAATAACATATAG
- a CDS encoding cold-shock protein: protein MQQGVIKFFNDSKGFGFIKPDDGGDDIFVHTSGLVDEVRENDKVEFDVERGRKGMNAVNVKVIG, encoded by the coding sequence ATGCAACAAGGAGTAATTAAATTTTTCAATGATTCCAAAGGATTTGGATTCATTAAACCAGATGACGGTGGTGATGATATTTTTGTTCACACTTCAGGTCTAGTTGACGAAGTAAGAGAAAATGACAAGGTCGAATTCGACGTTGAAAGAGGTAGAAAAGGAATGAATGCCGTAAACGTAAAAGTGATCGGTTAA
- a CDS encoding Zn-dependent hydrolase gives MVLTINFERFKANFNELAAIGKKEDGGIYRMAFNADELLARDWLEAKLEAYGIPTRRDAALNIIGRYENEANQDKPAVVIGSHIDTVPNAGALDGALGVLVGLECLLCIKEQSIQTAYPLEVIAFSDEEGRFGGMFGSRAFAGQLNPRIIEESQDLDGIMLSDVLQQLGVDPYQALSASRPKKEIKNYLELHIEQGPVLDAENVSVGIVSDITGLFKWQVRLLGAANHAGTTPMEMRKDAFMGLADFAHEIPRIIDENGGEASRITIGNVALYPGSANTVPGEVDFSIDARDVSLEVMNELKDACRKALSAIARRRQLSFDFTEASMIYPVACDNQMQSSLEEAAQQLEMSYKVMPSGAAHDAQMVAKIAPIAMIFVPSKNGISHSPHEWTDWHHLESGANLALNALVKIAGLC, from the coding sequence ATGGTATTGACAATCAATTTTGAGCGGTTCAAGGCAAATTTCAACGAGCTAGCAGCCATCGGAAAGAAGGAAGATGGAGGGATCTATCGCATGGCTTTCAATGCCGACGAACTTTTGGCGAGGGATTGGTTGGAGGCGAAGCTAGAGGCGTATGGCATCCCTACACGTCGAGATGCAGCACTCAATATCATTGGGCGCTACGAAAATGAAGCAAATCAAGATAAACCCGCAGTGGTCATCGGTTCGCACATCGATACTGTACCGAATGCAGGTGCATTGGATGGAGCACTAGGGGTACTGGTAGGGCTGGAGTGTTTGCTGTGTATCAAAGAACAGAGTATCCAAACAGCCTATCCATTAGAAGTGATTGCATTTAGTGACGAAGAGGGGAGGTTTGGCGGTATGTTCGGTTCGCGAGCTTTTGCAGGGCAACTCAACCCTAGGATCATAGAAGAGTCTCAGGATCTGGATGGTATTATGCTATCGGATGTGCTCCAGCAATTGGGAGTCGATCCGTACCAGGCCTTGTCTGCTTCTCGTCCCAAAAAGGAGATCAAAAACTATCTTGAACTCCATATCGAGCAAGGACCCGTGCTTGATGCAGAGAATGTCTCCGTAGGAATCGTCTCAGACATCACGGGGCTGTTCAAGTGGCAGGTACGTCTGCTTGGTGCAGCCAATCATGCAGGGACTACCCCGATGGAGATGCGCAAAGATGCCTTTATGGGTTTGGCGGATTTTGCACATGAGATACCGCGGATTATCGATGAAAATGGTGGGGAAGCGTCCCGGATTACTATAGGGAACGTAGCGCTTTATCCAGGTTCGGCCAATACGGTGCCTGGGGAAGTGGATTTTAGTATCGATGCACGTGACGTGAGCCTAGAGGTGATGAACGAGCTCAAAGACGCTTGTCGCAAAGCGCTTTCGGCGATTGCGAGACGGCGGCAGTTGAGTTTTGATTTTACAGAAGCCAGCATGATCTATCCTGTAGCATGTGACAATCAGATGCAGTCGTCTCTCGAAGAGGCAGCACAGCAGCTAGAGATGTCTTACAAAGTGATGCCGAGTGGAGCAGCTCATGATGCGCAGATGGTCGCCAAGATTGCACCCATCGCCATGATTTTCGTGCCGAGCAAAAATGGCATCAGCCACTCGCCACACGAATGGACCGATTGGCATCATCTCGAAAGTGGTGCGAATCTAGCGCTCAATGCATTGGTGAAAATTGCTGGACTCTGCTAG
- a CDS encoding cold-shock protein, whose amino-acid sequence MSRSQNSFIKFQKEKKKRMKKKDKEERKLERRESSKGGDLSEMIAYVDEFGNITSTAPEPMVQKSVEGRA is encoded by the coding sequence ATGAGTAGGTCTCAAAACAGCTTTATCAAGTTCCAAAAAGAGAAGAAGAAACGAATGAAAAAGAAGGATAAGGAGGAACGAAAGCTAGAGAGACGGGAAAGTAGCAAAGGAGGTGATTTGTCAGAAATGATCGCCTATGTTGATGAATTTGGGAATATTACCTCCACTGCTCCCGAACCTATGGTTCAGAAAAGCGTAGAGGGTAGGGCATGA
- the asnB gene encoding asparagine synthase (glutamine-hydrolyzing), with the protein MCGITGYWKAGALESSAQQNLEKMTQMLYHRGPDGYGYHLDEPKGLAMGHARLSIIDLETGRQPLFANENKHVLTVNGEFYDYKRIRTNLRLEGFDFTTKSDSEIALPLYKKYGLDFVSHLRGEFAIAMYDEDEERLVLVRDRFGVKPLFYHIQNNNVFWGSEIKSLMVHPEVPRAFDSEAVLHQLMQTMVPGTTAYKDIQALRPGHMLIIERKGGNLEVKDHKYWDMDFPEEQDRDMGKSAEYHIQRVQEELVEAVEHRLEADVPVGCYLSGGIDSCSMLGLASSMQQSPVQAFTISFDNKDYDEAHIAKEMADRVGADQEQINLSAADLYGENYLKTAYHSERTFYNTLGVAKWQMSKKVNECGYRVVVTGEGSDELFGGYPQLKRDMLKYGYQNIEGSGHTQDEVDSYRELMEKTNSLFKGAILSEEHVSHPVMEEICGFTPSWIQPWMNTLEIARPLLHNDLIEELKDYDPVATIAQSFDTNQLNNRHVLDKAQYTWSKTMLECQILNWGGDRVDMANSMESRPAFLDHHVAEMAREIPPHYRIKGNTEKWVLREAMKDILPTVLYEREKFAFMSPPAHTEEKKKNALNELIEEYLNEDALRHAGIFDTGRLKRFITEYQNDKDPVSLVRKDALVNHILGLQILQNQFIDGKMLNL; encoded by the coding sequence ATGTGTGGAATAACAGGATATTGGAAAGCCGGTGCTTTAGAATCATCTGCCCAGCAGAATTTAGAAAAAATGACCCAAATGCTCTATCACAGAGGTCCAGATGGCTATGGCTATCACCTTGATGAGCCAAAGGGCTTGGCAATGGGGCACGCACGCTTGTCCATCATTGATTTGGAGACAGGACGACAGCCTTTGTTTGCCAACGAAAACAAGCACGTCTTGACCGTCAATGGGGAGTTCTACGACTACAAACGTATTCGTACCAACTTGAGACTCGAAGGTTTTGACTTCACGACCAAGAGTGACAGTGAGATAGCTTTGCCGCTGTACAAGAAATATGGATTAGATTTTGTAAGTCACTTGCGCGGTGAGTTTGCCATTGCGATGTACGATGAGGACGAAGAGCGCCTTGTCTTGGTGCGTGATCGTTTTGGGGTCAAGCCACTTTTCTATCACATTCAAAACAACAATGTGTTTTGGGGTTCGGAGATCAAATCACTGATGGTGCACCCAGAGGTGCCACGTGCCTTTGACAGTGAAGCAGTATTGCATCAATTGATGCAGACCATGGTGCCGGGTACTACGGCTTACAAAGATATCCAGGCGCTGCGTCCGGGGCATATGCTGATCATTGAGCGCAAAGGAGGTAACTTAGAAGTCAAAGATCACAAATACTGGGATATGGACTTCCCAGAAGAACAAGATCGTGACATGGGTAAGTCAGCGGAGTACCACATCCAGCGTGTACAAGAAGAGCTCGTCGAGGCAGTAGAGCATAGGTTGGAGGCAGATGTGCCCGTGGGGTGTTATTTGTCCGGAGGGATAGACAGTTGTTCGATGCTCGGTTTGGCGTCATCGATGCAGCAGTCTCCTGTGCAGGCATTTACGATTAGTTTTGACAACAAAGACTATGACGAAGCACACATCGCCAAAGAAATGGCAGATCGTGTCGGAGCAGATCAGGAACAGATCAATCTCTCAGCGGCTGATCTATACGGGGAGAATTACCTCAAGACGGCGTACCACTCCGAACGTACGTTCTACAATACCCTAGGAGTGGCCAAATGGCAGATGAGTAAAAAGGTCAACGAGTGTGGCTACCGTGTGGTCGTGACGGGCGAGGGGTCTGATGAATTGTTTGGTGGATACCCACAGCTCAAGCGGGACATGCTCAAGTATGGCTATCAAAACATCGAAGGGTCAGGGCATACGCAGGACGAGGTAGATAGCTACCGCGAACTGATGGAGAAAACCAATTCGCTGTTCAAAGGGGCGATACTCTCCGAGGAGCATGTTTCACACCCTGTGATGGAAGAGATTTGTGGATTTACACCTTCATGGATTCAGCCATGGATGAATACCTTGGAGATTGCACGTCCGCTCTTGCACAATGATTTGATTGAGGAGCTCAAGGATTATGATCCGGTAGCGACCATTGCACAGAGTTTTGATACCAATCAGCTCAACAACCGTCATGTGCTGGACAAGGCACAATACACTTGGAGCAAAACCATGCTCGAATGTCAGATTCTAAACTGGGGAGGTGACAGGGTAGATATGGCCAATTCTATGGAGTCACGTCCGGCGTTTTTAGATCATCATGTGGCTGAGATGGCGCGTGAGATACCACCACACTATCGCATCAAGGGAAATACAGAGAAGTGGGTACTGCGTGAAGCCATGAAGGATATTTTGCCGACAGTGTTGTATGAGCGAGAAAAATTTGCCTTCATGTCACCACCTGCGCATACCGAAGAAAAGAAAAAGAATGCGCTCAATGAGTTGATCGAGGAATACTTGAATGAAGATGCTTTGCGTCATGCAGGGATCTTTGATACAGGGCGTCTCAAACGGTTCATTACCGAGTATCAAAACGACAAAGACCCTGTTTCGCTTGTGCGGAAGGACGCTTTGGTCAATCATATCCTCGGACTTCAAATTTTGCAAAACCAGTTCATCGATGGGAAGATGTTGAATTTGTAA